One Methylomonas sp. LL1 DNA window includes the following coding sequences:
- the malQ gene encoding 4-alpha-glucanotransferase, which translates to MLILDERRAGVLLHISSLPGKGECGDMGQEAFNFINFLHDVGASVWQTLPLGMPHGDGSPYQCLSAHAGNPAFISIAWLDKKGWLPAREHCSDCPRGQTFWKNCMIGKAYYGFQVSADKADQQDFQNFCQEHEAWLEDFALFIALRNVFGHKSWNQWPDALKQRQPRALKESRRLLRSVIEGIKFEQYVFFKQWHELKAYAEEKGVLLFGDIPIFVSYDSADVWANRDVFKLNKAGEMEVVAGVPPDYFSEFGQRWGNPHYDWDYLRRTGYRWWLDRIKSQNEMFHILRIDHFRGLEAAWEIPASESTAINGKWVKAPGSELLKAIQLEFPALALIAEDLGIITEEVEALRDDFDLPGMKILQFAFDGHADNPYLPMNFSHNSVAYTGTHDNDTTLGWFNSLSDPDKQRVYDYLGWSSLPMPCALVHAVLGSPANLAIIPMQDILRLGSADRMNTPGTTEGNWRWRFYWSQLTEENAGRFAHFIRLFGRHL; encoded by the coding sequence ATGCTCATCCTCGATGAACGCCGCGCCGGAGTCTTGCTACACATCAGTTCTTTGCCAGGGAAAGGTGAATGTGGCGACATGGGGCAGGAGGCATTCAATTTTATTAATTTCCTGCATGATGTGGGGGCAAGCGTCTGGCAGACTTTACCGTTAGGCATGCCGCATGGAGACGGTTCCCCCTACCAGTGCCTTTCCGCTCATGCCGGTAATCCGGCGTTTATCAGTATTGCTTGGCTCGACAAAAAAGGCTGGTTGCCGGCCAGGGAGCATTGTTCCGATTGTCCGCGCGGGCAGACCTTCTGGAAGAACTGCATGATCGGCAAAGCCTATTACGGCTTTCAGGTTTCGGCGGATAAAGCCGACCAACAAGATTTTCAAAATTTTTGTCAGGAACACGAGGCTTGGCTGGAAGATTTTGCGCTGTTCATCGCTTTACGCAATGTATTTGGGCATAAATCCTGGAATCAGTGGCCGGATGCGTTGAAACAGCGGCAGCCGCGAGCACTGAAGGAGTCGAGGCGCCTGCTGAGAAGTGTGATTGAAGGCATCAAGTTTGAACAGTATGTGTTTTTTAAACAATGGCACGAATTGAAAGCCTACGCCGAAGAAAAAGGTGTACTGCTGTTTGGCGATATACCGATTTTCGTGTCCTACGATAGCGCGGATGTCTGGGCTAACAGGGATGTGTTCAAGCTGAATAAAGCCGGTGAAATGGAAGTGGTGGCCGGCGTGCCGCCGGATTATTTCTCCGAATTCGGACAGCGCTGGGGCAATCCGCATTATGACTGGGATTACTTGCGCCGGACCGGTTATCGCTGGTGGCTGGACCGGATCAAGAGCCAGAACGAAATGTTCCATATCCTGCGAATTGATCATTTTCGCGGTTTGGAAGCGGCCTGGGAAATTCCGGCTTCCGAAAGCACCGCGATTAATGGCAAGTGGGTCAAGGCGCCCGGCAGTGAACTGCTGAAAGCCATTCAACTGGAATTTCCGGCTCTGGCCTTGATTGCCGAGGATTTGGGTATTATCACCGAGGAAGTCGAGGCGCTTAGGGATGATTTCGATTTACCCGGCATGAAAATTTTGCAATTCGCCTTCGATGGTCATGCCGACAATCCCTATTTGCCGATGAATTTTTCGCATAATAGTGTCGCCTATACCGGAACCCACGATAACGATACCACGCTGGGCTGGTTTAACAGTTTGAGCGATCCCGATAAGCAAAGGGTGTACGATTATTTAGGCTGGTCCAGTTTGCCCATGCCTTGCGCGTTAGTGCATGCGGTATTGGGTTCGCCCGCCAATCTGGCGATCATTCCGATGCAGGATATTTTACGCTTGGGTTCGGCGGATAGGATGAATACGCCGGGTACCACAGAGGGTAATTGGCGCTGGCGATTCTACTGGTCTCAATTGACCGAGGAAAATGCCGGAAGGTTTGCTCATTTCATCCGGCTATTTGGAAGGCATCTTTAA
- a CDS encoding quinoprotein dehydrogenase-associated putative ABC transporter substrate-binding protein, with amino-acid sequence MKMISIAAKLLLTTTISIAATAHAQDKFKVCADPLHPPYSTKEQTGYENKIAALFAKQLGQELEYTWLPERIGFIRNTLKAENENGQGFKCDVVMGVPAGYDLTDTSKPYFHSTYVLLIAKGRGWDDISEASQLSKQPLQKLETLKIAMFDRGPGTEWLQQNGLLEQGVPYQSMTGDDEHNIAMQIEKDLRSGKIDMVILWGPMAGYVQSQSPKNSYIAIPMQSTPSIRFDFSIAMGVRQGDNARKQQLNELIDKNLPEIQSIIGAYAIPVLPIPAQPVAKDDDD; translated from the coding sequence ATGAAAATGATCTCGATTGCTGCCAAATTACTGCTGACGACGACCATTAGCATAGCCGCAACGGCCCATGCCCAAGATAAATTCAAGGTTTGTGCCGATCCACTGCACCCGCCCTACTCGACCAAGGAACAAACCGGCTATGAAAATAAGATTGCCGCGTTGTTTGCCAAACAACTGGGTCAGGAACTGGAATACACCTGGCTGCCGGAACGTATCGGCTTTATCCGCAACACACTGAAAGCCGAAAACGAAAACGGCCAGGGGTTTAAATGCGATGTGGTGATGGGTGTACCCGCCGGCTATGATCTGACCGATACCAGCAAGCCCTATTTTCATTCGACCTACGTTTTATTGATCGCCAAGGGTCGTGGCTGGGACGATATTTCCGAGGCCTCGCAATTAAGCAAGCAGCCGTTACAAAAACTGGAAACCCTGAAAATCGCGATGTTTGACCGTGGCCCCGGCACGGAGTGGTTACAGCAGAACGGCTTGCTGGAACAAGGTGTTCCCTATCAAAGCATGACCGGCGACGATGAGCACAACATCGCCATGCAAATTGAAAAAGATTTGCGCAGCGGCAAAATCGACATGGTGATTCTATGGGGGCCGATGGCGGGTTATGTTCAATCGCAAAGTCCCAAAAACAGCTACATTGCGATCCCGATGCAATCCACACCCAGCATACGGTTCGACTTTTCCATCGCGATGGGCGTGCGCCAAGGCGACAATGCCCGTAAACAACAATTGAACGAACTAATCGATAAAAATCTGCCGGAAATTCAGAGCATTATCGGCGCTTATGCCATTCCTGTGCTGCCTATCCCCGCTCAACCGGTGGCGAAGGATGACGATGATTAA
- a CDS encoding methanol/ethanol family PQQ-dependent dehydrogenase — MKPVKNWLLASTVATLLAAPTVSTANSDLEKLTQNPANWATWGGDYAGTRYSKLSQINSQNVKNLQPAWSFSTGVLRGHEGGPLVVNGVLFIHTPFPNTVYAIDQKTKAVIWEFTPTMDADVTIPVMCCDTVNRGLAYGDGKIFLQQSDTVLTALDAKTGKRVWSVQNGDPKLGMTNTNAPLVVKDKVITGISGGEFGVRGFLAAYDIKTGQLAWKGYSMGPDKDTLLKPGKSTTWEDGKVTPVGADSGISTWKGDQWKIGGGTTWGWYSYDPKLNLVYYGSGNPSTWNPVQRPGDNKWSMSLWARDADTGEVKWVYQMTPHDEWDYDGINETVLVDQEVKGKMHKTIVHFDRNGFGYTLDRETGELLVAEKFDKSVNWASHVDMKTGRPEVVPEFSTEHHGEDVNTVGTCPAALGSKNQQPVSYSPQTGLFYISGNHLCMEYEPFEVSYTAGQPYVGATLSMMPAGADVLTGKKDGTTNLGQFTAYDAKTGKIVWSNKEQFSVWSGSVATAGGVVFYGTLEGYLKAVDAKTGKELYKFKTPSGIIGNVNTWEFEGKQYVGVLSGIGGWAGIGIAAGIDDGTSSTSSEGLGAVGAYRSLSSYTKLGGTLTVFALPE, encoded by the coding sequence ATGAAGCCTGTAAAAAACTGGCTGCTTGCTTCGACTGTAGCTACTTTACTTGCTGCACCGACTGTATCAACTGCTAACAGCGACCTGGAAAAACTCACTCAAAATCCCGCCAACTGGGCTACCTGGGGCGGTGATTACGCAGGCACACGCTACAGTAAACTGTCGCAAATCAATTCTCAAAACGTTAAAAACCTGCAACCTGCCTGGTCTTTCTCTACCGGCGTTTTGCGTGGTCACGAGGGCGGTCCTCTGGTTGTTAACGGCGTTCTGTTCATCCATACTCCGTTCCCTAACACTGTTTACGCGATCGACCAAAAAACCAAAGCGGTCATCTGGGAATTCACCCCAACCATGGACGCCGACGTAACCATCCCCGTGATGTGCTGCGATACCGTCAACCGTGGTCTGGCTTATGGCGACGGCAAAATTTTCCTGCAACAATCCGATACCGTTCTGACCGCTCTGGATGCCAAAACCGGGAAACGCGTATGGAGCGTGCAAAACGGCGACCCGAAACTGGGTATGACCAACACCAACGCTCCCTTGGTTGTTAAAGACAAAGTCATTACCGGTATCTCCGGCGGTGAATTCGGTGTTCGCGGCTTCTTGGCTGCCTACGACATCAAAACCGGCCAGTTGGCATGGAAAGGCTACAGCATGGGTCCCGATAAAGACACCTTGTTGAAACCCGGCAAATCCACCACTTGGGAAGACGGCAAAGTCACTCCGGTTGGCGCGGACTCAGGCATCAGCACCTGGAAAGGCGACCAATGGAAAATCGGCGGCGGCACCACTTGGGGCTGGTATTCTTACGATCCAAAATTGAACCTGGTCTATTACGGTTCAGGTAACCCTTCTACCTGGAACCCTGTACAACGTCCTGGCGACAACAAATGGTCCATGTCATTGTGGGCTCGTGACGCCGACACCGGTGAAGTTAAATGGGTTTACCAAATGACTCCACACGACGAGTGGGACTACGACGGTATCAACGAAACCGTTCTGGTTGACCAAGAAGTTAAAGGCAAAATGCACAAAACCATCGTGCATTTCGACCGTAACGGCTTCGGTTACACCCTGGACCGTGAAACCGGCGAACTGTTGGTTGCCGAGAAATTCGACAAATCTGTCAACTGGGCTTCTCACGTCGACATGAAAACCGGCCGTCCGGAAGTGGTGCCTGAATTCTCTACCGAACACCACGGTGAAGACGTCAACACTGTAGGTACTTGCCCCGCGGCGTTGGGCTCTAAAAACCAACAACCTGTTTCCTACTCTCCACAAACCGGCCTGTTCTATATCTCGGGCAACCACTTGTGCATGGAGTATGAACCGTTTGAAGTCTCTTACACAGCAGGCCAACCTTATGTAGGTGCTACGCTGTCTATGATGCCTGCCGGCGCTGACGTGCTGACCGGTAAAAAAGACGGCACCACCAACCTGGGCCAGTTCACTGCCTATGACGCCAAAACCGGCAAAATCGTTTGGTCTAACAAAGAGCAATTCTCTGTATGGTCAGGTTCGGTTGCAACCGCCGGCGGCGTGGTATTCTACGGCACCCTGGAAGGCTACCTGAAAGCGGTTGATGCTAAAACCGGTAAAGAATTGTACAAATTCAAAACCCCATCAGGCATCATCGGTAACGTCAATACCTGGGAATTCGAAGGCAAACAATACGTTGGCGTTCTGTCGGGTATCGGCGGCTGGGCAGGTATCGGCATCGCGGCCGGTATCGACGACGGCACATCATCAACCAGCTCCGAAGGTCTGGGCGCGGTGGGTGCATACAGAAGCTTGAGCTCTTACACCAAATTGGGTGGTACACTGACCGTGTTCGCTCTGCCTGAATAA